The following is a genomic window from Terriglobales bacterium.
CATCTCGAAGCCTGCGCCAGCTCGTTCGAAGAACTCTACGAAGTCTCCCCAACATTCCGCACCCTGGCCGACGACCAGGGTGTGGTCATCCTCGACAGCCCCAAAATTCATATGGAGCTATCGAGCGAGCCGGTAAGCGAACCTGATGAGAGCATTCACTATCCGGAACCTGAGTCGGTGACCTAACCGAAGTATTCCGAGCAGCATGGTGCTATACTATCGGATGTGACATCGTATGCGATGTCTAAGATTCGGCGAGTGGTTCTGGACACTTCAGTGATTGTTGCTGCTTTGCGCAGCCGACTGGGAGCGTCCAACCGCCTTCTTCGGATGGTTGCGAATCGCGAGATTATCGCACTCGCAACACCTGCGCTCTTTTTGGAATATGAGGATCTGTTGAAGCGGGCAGAGCATCGGCTGGTGCATGGACTCAGCTTAGTTGAAGTCGATGAGTTGCTCGCCGAGCTAGCGTCGCTGATCGAGCCAGTGGAGACGCATTTTCAATGGCGGCCTCAACTCCGCGATCCAAGCGATGAGATGGTGTTAGAAGCCGCCGTGAATGGTCTCGCGGACGCATTGATCACTTTCAACGTCTCTGATTTTGCAGCGGCCGGGGAGCGCTTCGGAATTCCGATTCTAACTCCCGCTGATCTGTTAACACGAGTAACGCGATGAGCAGAGCTACGTATCCTTTGAAACTGCCACTTTCCATCAAGCGAGCCGCCGAGCGGCTGGCCAAAGAGGATGGTGTGTCCCTGAACCAATGGATTGCGGCAGCAGTTGCCGAGAAGGTTGGAGTCGTCCAGACTGCGGCAGAATTCTTTGCGTCGCGACGAGGAAAGGCCAGTGGTACGCGTCTCAAACACTTCCTGGCGCGCGCGCCGAAGCGCCCTCCAGATCCAGGCGATGAACTACCTTCCATCTAGAACTGGCACTTGGCTTGCCGGAGATGAGCGGGTATCTGTGTGGGAAAGCCTGAAGGTTTACGGCAACGATTCTCATGAAAACAGTGCGGATCTTCTTCGCCCTCTACCTTTGGACGGCGCCCGCGAATGATAAGTCCTTGCGCGTTGAGGAGAACAAGACTCCCCGCTCCGCTCGAATCACTGGCCCAAAACGCCTGACCGATTTGGGAAAGGGCACTTACTCAAAATGGGTGGGCTGCAGCTATTCGATAGACTGGGGTGATGGCACGTTCTCTCCGTCAGGTCCGGCCGGCGCCGATTGCGCTCTTGGCCTCTCACACACCTATAGAGCCTCCGGCAGCTATCGCATTAGAGCCAAGACCTTTCATCCGGCTCCTGACGATCATCACATCGACGACTGGTCGGATTCGATTACATTCAAGGCGAAGTAGTTTTTAACACCACCGGTTTTAATACCTGCGAGTCTTCAGAATGTAATTTCGTTTCCGGTCCCCTGCTGCTAAGATACGTCCTGCAAAATCAGTCAAAGTAGCGCCTGTCGTCTAGCTCCCATCTGTATTGTGCTGTCGAAATTCGGAATAGGCGTTGATGTGAACCGATTCGGAAATCGCTCTCCGCTCGGAGCCTGGTCCGGCAAATCAGTACAACCGAAGTTCACAAAAATTTGAGGCGATTATGAGCAGAAAGTCCCCCGTTTTGCTTGTACTGGTGTCGGTGTTTGCCTTGGCATGTTCAGCCTTTGGTCAATCGATCCCTTCGATTGATGTCATTAAGTCCAAAGATCAAGGCGGCGCCAACTCATCGATTACCGTTTCTGGTTTCACCACACATGCTGCGGGTGAATTGCTGCTGGCGTTTTTCTCTACCGACGGGCCGGTTGGTTCGGCGGTAAATGTCTCTTCAGTTTCCACCACAGGACTGAGCTGGAAGCTGATTGCCAGATCGAACCGCCAGGCCGGCACCGCGGAGATCTGGAGCGCATGGTCGCCTAACGTTCTCACGAGTGCCAGCGTGCAAGCACGACTCTCCCGCGCGGAATCGGCCTCAGCGACGATCGTTGCTGTGACAGGAGCGAATGCCGCCACACCCATTGGCGCTGCCGGGGTTGCGAGCGCTCCTTCAGGCGCGCCGTCCGTCAGCCTGAACACGATGGGGAGCAACTCGCTCGTACTGGGGGTAGGCAATGATTGGGATCACGCAATCGGCAGAACCGTCGGTCAAAACCAGAGCCTGGTTCATCAGTTCCTGTCGCCCGTCGGCGATACCTACTGGGTTCAGGCGATTAATGGCGTGATTGCAAGCCCTTCGCTGGTCACCGTCAATGATTCGGCTCCGACAAGCGATCAATACAACATGGCTGCGGTCGAGGTGCTCTCCGGCAACTCTGCTCCTGCTCCTACTTACACCTTGAGTGGTTCGATCACTCCGTCGGATCTGGGCAGCAGCAGCGTCGTGACACTCTCCCAAAATGGAACCTCGGTCGCCGCCGTGAATACTGATGGCAATGGCAACTTCCAGTTCTCCGGGCTGCTGGATGGTACATATACCGTGACTCCATCCCGGACCGGCGTAGTGTTTACGCCTTCATCGCAAACCGTGACCATCGCCGACGCCCCTGCATCGGTGAGCTTTACTGCGGCTACTGTTCCGGTGAGTGGAATCAAACTCGTGCAGGCAAATGTGCAGGGCAACGAAGCCGGTGGATTCACCTCGATGTCGGTATCGTTCAAGAATCCCACGCTGCCGGGAACGTCGCTTATCGTGACCGGCACCTGTGTTCGACCTGCCGGAACACTCTCCGTCTCCGACACGCTCGGGAATCTCTTCGAGCTTGTTGCCGGCCCGATGAGCAACCCAGCGCAGGAAGCCAATGCCTATTTCTGGCGGGTAAGAAGCGGATTAGGCGGTGCCGATACTGTGACCATCAAAGCCACGGCCGGAGGATGTGCCATGGAGGCCCATGTCTCGGAATGGCAAGGTCTCTCAGCAAGCGTACTCTTCGACCAAACCACGTTCGCTCAGGGCAACACCGGCACAAGCTTCAGCAGCGGGCTGGTAACGACCGCGCAAAACGGAGAACTCATCTTCGGCTATACCTTCCCGATTGGGAACTCGAAAGTGGGTACTGGTTTTACTCTAATGACATACGTGGATGGAGATGCCGACGAGTATGAGATCCAATCGGCAGCCGGTCCGGTCGAGGCGACGTTTACCCAGGACCAAAGTGGGACATGGTTCGCCGCAATTGCCACGTTCCCGCCGGCTTCGCAGTGAAACCAGCCTTAGCGTTGAGGAGAGAGTGAGTAGGAGCGTTTATAGGTACAAAGCCTGAATCATTCGCTTGTCGTGGATGCTCTCAATCATCTGTCATCCTGAAGCGCTTCGGTTGCGCGAAGAGATCTCCCGCGATGCTTCAAAGTGAAATGCGCTTTCTGGGCTCATGACCCATGGACGTGAGTTGTTTTTGGAGCGAGCCATGCCAGGGCATTTCAGGTTCAAGCATTACGGGAGATCCTTCGGCCAAAAGAGGGCCTCAGGATGGCACCGATATAAGGTGTGAATCTCTCCTCAATCCTTGGCGTTCCTGCTCCGCATGAGCCCTGGCAGTCTTTCAAACAACGACTAAGCGTTAGAATGTCGCCGCAACTCGCCTCATCTGTTATAGAAACTCGCCTGATCTGTTAAAGAGAGGATGCGCATCATGGCTGACATCGGAAACCACATCACACGCCGCGGATTCATCGCAAAGGCCGGCAAAACACTGATTGCCGCCAATGTCTCCGGAGCGCTACTCAAGGACTCTTCGGCGCAGCAGCTTTATGTTCCCGATCCTCCCGGGCGCAAGTTGGGATGGGCGATTGTTGGGCTGGGCAATCTTTCGATTAACCA
Proteins encoded in this region:
- a CDS encoding putative toxin-antitoxin system toxin component, PIN family gives rise to the protein MSKIRRVVLDTSVIVAALRSRLGASNRLLRMVANREIIALATPALFLEYEDLLKRAEHRLVHGLSLVEVDELLAELASLIEPVETHFQWRPQLRDPSDEMVLEAAVNGLADALITFNVSDFAAAGERFGIPILTPADLLTRVTR